In the Sulfobacillus thermosulfidooxidans DSM 9293 genome, GCCCGCTAAATTCTCCCATCACCAATAACAAATTTTCGTCCGGGTGAATCTCCGTGTCGCTCCACCAATTCCGGCAACTGGAGGGCTGTACCACAAGGTCTTGAGCCGCAATGGCTTCGAAATACCGTCCTAGATGATCTAAAGTATAAGTCCATCCATCTCCCTGATTAGCAATATACTCTTGCAAAATTGCCAATTGTGAGGTCTGCCCTTGATGACGATACTCAAAACCCATCCACGTTTGCGGGGCAATCCCCGCACCGTGGTGCTCCGTCATAAATTGGCCGACTTCCCAATCTGGATTCACACCATCTTCCAACCGCCGAAAAATCTTAAGAATCCACTGCTCCCCGTAAGCCACCGACGTGTTGCTCTGTTCCACATGCAAAGGGATCGGTTCCAAATCTTCAGATTTGAGCCGATTACGCCCTTTCCATCCTTGACTTGTCCGCCTTTCAATGTGCCGTCCCGTGACCCGTTCAGGGAAAATCCACTGCTGCGCGAGATGGCGCCAAAACACCGGGTTATCACTTGCTTCTCGGATATTTCCCTCCTGCCCTTGCATCATAAAAGTTACCAGGGCATTATCATCACTGCCCCACTGCCAGATAAGCGGCAAGAGATAACGTTCTTCGGATCCGCCTTGATACCGCACCCGAACGATCCAAAATCCGCCTTGTTCCCATACCGGAATCCACCGTTCGTTAACGATTTGCATGATCCGCAAATCCTTGCCAGCAAACCACCGCTGGTGCGGCAAATAAGCCGCTAATGGCTTAAGCATGTCTTCGAGAATGTCTGGAAAAGGATTGGGTCCATCCACTTCAATCGTCGGAGGGAGCCCTGCATTAACCTCATCAAGAACCTCCGCGTCTTGTAGTCGAAACAGGTAGAAATCGTGGGGTCCCAACGTATAAACGGTCGACGGCTGTGTTATCGGTGGAAAATTGCTTTGCGAAAATAGTTCGATGACAGTTTGCCCTATAAAATCCTGGGTTTCAATGGTTACTGCTTGCACAAATCGCGACAGGTTAGCTACCACTAAGATCCGATCGCCTTCAAATTCTCGCAAGAACACCAAGACTTTCGGATTATCAGCATTTAGAAAGCGCAGTGTCCCCCGTCCAAAGGCTCGCGACGATTTACGCAGTGCAATAATGCGACGCATCCACCACAAAAAACTCGAGGGATTATTTTGTTGAGCCTCGACGTTGACAGATTCGTAATGATATTCGGGATCTACAATAACTGGTAAACATAGGCGCTGAGGATTGGCCCGCGAAAAACCAGCATTGCGATCTGGGCTCCATTGAAATGGTGTACGTACTCCATCGCGATCGCCCAAATAGACGTTGTCACCCATACCAATTTCGTTGCCGTAGTATAATACCGGCGTTCCCGGCAGAGTCATTAGCAAAGCATTCATCAGTTCCATGCGGCGCCGGTTATTACCTAATAGGGGAGCCAAACGGCGCCGGATACCCACATTAATTCGAAACTGCGGCTCTTTGGCATAAACCCGGTACATATAGTCCCGTTCTTCATCAGTCACCATTTCCAATGTCAATTCATCATGATTACGTAAGAAGATCGCCCATTGAGAGCAAGGGGGAACAGGAGGCGTGTGCTCCAGAATATCAATAATAGGATAACGATCTTCCATATAAAGAGCCATGAACATTCGCGGCATTAAGGGAAAATGAAATGCCATGTGGCATTCATCGCCATTGCCAAAATATAAAGCAGCGTCTTCCGGCCATTGATTCGCTTCCGCTAGCAACAAACGATTCGGATAATGCTTGTCGATATGCGCGCGCAATTCACGTAAGAACTGATGCGTCTCAGGTAAATTTTCACAGTTAGTGCCTTCTCGCTCAAAAAGATAGGGGATCGCATCAAGCCGGAGACCATCGACACCCATGTCCAACCAAAAATCGAGAATTTTAAAGACCTCGCGTTTGACTGCGGGATTGTCGAAATTCAAGTCAGGCTGATGGGAATAGAACCGGTGCCAATAATAAGCTTGAGCCACATCGTCATACGTCCAATTGGATCGTTCAAAATCTTGAAAAATAATGCGCGCATCCGCATATTTGTCGGGTGTATCGCTCCACACATAATAATCTCGATACCGGCTATGAGGTGGAGAATGCCGGGCCCGTTGAAACCAAGGATGTTGGTCGGACGTGTGATTGATAACTAATTCTGTAATAACTTTTAAGCCCAGTTCATGGGCACGACGTAAGAATCGGCGGAAATCCCTCAGTGTGCCGTAATCCGGATTAATATTCATATAATCGGCAATATCATAGCCATCATCTTTTAAAGGGGATGGGTAAAACGGCAATAACCAAAGCGCCGTAACCCCTAGATCCGCCAAATAATCTAATTTTTGGGTCAACCCAACAAAATCGCCAATTCCATCTTGATTGCTGTCATAAAATGTTCGGACATGCAATTCATAAATAATCGCATCCTTGTACCAGTCTGGACGTTCGACGTGGTTCTGACCGTTATGCATTATATCCCCTCTTCAATTCGCAATATGTGTGCATTATAACCATCTGGATGGAGTTCCACATAATTATATGGACCATTCCATGCATAACGCGCCCCCGTCAGCAAATCATGTACTACGTAATGGGCATCCTCATGAAGGCCCAACGCGTTCATATCGAGTGCGGTCCATCCAGATTGAGTAAAGACCGGATCCAGGTTCACAACCATTAATAATCTCGAGTGGTACGCGGGATCTCGCTTGCTATAAACGAGAAGCTGTGGATTGTCAACGTGGTGGAATGTTAAAATGCCGTTATGCTGCAAAGCCAATTCCTGATGTCGTATGGCATTAACCTTTTTTATCACATCCTGAATGTTCGGTTGTTGTGAAAGATTCCAATGTCGGATCTCATATTTCTCCGAATGGTCGTATTCTTCACTCCCCCAAGACAAAGGTTGATGTTCTAATAACTCGTATGCTGGGCCATAAATCCCATAATTCGGTGATAGTGTCGCAGCCAGAATAAAACGCACCGTAAAGGCGGCAGGGCGATCTGTCTGTAAAAATCCCGGGAGAATATCCGGAGTATTAGGCCAAAAATTTGGCCGGAAATATTGGTTTTTTTCGGTAAAGAATAGCTCACTCACATAATCGCGAAGTTCTTGAGCCGTGTTGCGCCAAGCAAAATAGGTATAGGATTGAGTAAATCCCACTTTAGACAATGCCTCCATTAACTTAGGACGAGTAAACGCCTCGGATAAAAATATGGTATCCGGAAAACGACTTTGCATCTGGGTTATGAACCATTCCCAAAACACTAAGGGCTTGGTGTGGGGATTATCGACTCGAAAAATTCGCACGCCACGTTCAGCCCAAAATTGAGTGATGTCAAGGAGAGCATTCCATAAATCTTGCCAGTCCGGGGTGTCAAAATTTAACGGAAAGACATCTTCATATTTTTTAGGCGGGTTCTCGGCATATTGGATGGTACCATCGGGAAAATGGCGAAACCATTGGGGGTGTTCTTTCACCCACGGGTGATCCGGAGAACATTGGAACGTTAAATCCATGGCCAGTTCCAACCCCAGGGCCCGAAGGGTTTGGTGGAAATGATCAAAATCAGTTAGGGTGCCTAATTGAGGATGAATGGCCATATGTCCGCCCTCTTCATTCCCAATGGCCCAGGGACTTCCGGGATCATCGGGGGAAGCGACTGTCTGATTATTGGCTCCCTTACGATGTTGGAGACCAATGGGATGAATCGGCGGCAAATAAACCACATCAAATCCGAGATCGGCGATATAGGGAAGGAACTCTTCGCAGTCTCGCAATGTGCCATGCCCATTCTTTCGAGTCGGACACGAACGCGGAAAAAATTCATACCAGGCGCTAAAACCTGCTCGTATCCGGTCCACACGCACCGGAAATCGGCGTGACTGACCAGCATGTTGTAAATCCGGCAACTTCCGCATCATCTGTTCTAGTTGAGGATCTTGCATTAATAAAAGGCGCTGCTCCTTCTCTGAGGTCTCATCGAACCGGTGTAATAACCGGCGCAACGTCTCTAGAGCCTCCACCACCTCGTCGCTTTTGCTCTTAGGCCCTTTCGCATAGAGAGCAATCCGCTGCCAAATTAGTTCTCTACCCATCAACAATTCAGCATCGATATCCTGTCCCAGAGCCCATTTCTTAACCAATCGATAACGCCAGGTGAGAAACTCGTCAACCCATCCTTCAATCCGATATTCATACAGCCCTATCTCTGTTAACGGAAAAACTGCGCGATATCGATCATTGTCTAACGGTTGTAAAGGGACATAGGACCATGGTCTATTCGGCAATATCCTCCATCCCAGCCGCCCTTGGACCACATCATGTCCATCAGCGACTAAATCGGCTTCAACCGTAAGCTCCTCTCCCACAATACGTTTGATTGGAAACCGTCCTCCATCAATAACCGGCGTGACATGAAAAATGTAGACCCGTTTGCGTCCGTCTTGATTCATTTGGTTCGCTCCTCATTGGTTGACACGTTAGGACCTGAATCTCAGTACCGTCCCATCAAGAATTCGTTATCCCCGGCGAATCGCTAACAATTCATCTAGCTGGTTAATGTACTGTTCCCATTGTCTTTGTGTACCGCGATGTTCGGGACTCCATTGTACCGTTAACCGAAAAACCACCAATTGTGCTTCCTCTAAGTTAATGTGTAGGGACTCTTGCTTCGCGATTTGGACGGCCTCAATAAGAAATTGAAGACGTACGAGGTCCGTAGGATCTTGTGCCAACTCGCGACTCAATTTCTTGATAAACAGTTCATATTCGTAAGGTAAGTCAGACCAGTCACGCAGGAGATCCCACTCTCTAGCTTCTGAAAGCAGACGCCGTATTTCTGCAAAATCTACAGGGTCAGTGATTAATTGTTGATGAACCTGCTCACGAATTGAGATCCCTGCTGCATCGCGCAATATGGGCGGAATGGGCTGTCCCATATCTTTCAAGAACCGCATTAAGGATGCACTATGTTCATAAATATGACGGTTGTAGGTTAAGGCTTCTTGAAGGGCATTTTCCACCAATTGATCCATGACTCGCTCTTGTTCATCCCGGAACAAGTGACGTAATGAATTCGTCTGTCCTTGAAAAAACTGATCAAGCAGACGAATCACTTCGGGAAACTCGGCTGCTTGAAAAGCCTGCGCAAGTTGCTGACGCATATTTTGGTACAACTCTGGTCCCCGGTATCCTCTGACGCCGGCAATGACATTATGATCTCCCAAATGAAGTACCCCATAATTAAAAGTTGCTCGATCCAGAGTAATTTGCGAAACAATTTGAACTTGTCCCACGGCCATTTTTACCGTGCCAGAACGCCATAAAGCATCATCTTCCACGTGAACATCGTAGCAATAGATGCTACTCGTTTTTTCGCGTTCCGCCTGCGTTAATATGTGCATCATGCTATAGTGAAGCGCGACACGAGAGAGATTTACCATCCGATCCTTCACTGCAGTGACAAAGATTTGACGACCATCTTGAGAATCTTGATTGCTTCGAGCTTGTTCTAATAACCGCAAGAAAGACGATTCCATGGGCACATCGAATAGTCGCTCCGCCAACTGAATGGCTCTGGCTGCATACTTCATCACCTGAATAGCTTCCAAGCCTCCAATGTCATCAAAAAACCAGCCACAACTGGTATACATCAGCAACAGATGGCGGGATAATTCCATCAATTGCAATACATGGATGGTATCCTCTAAATCTAAGGCATGAATTTGATGATTGACAAGAAACTGCTTAATGGTATCGTGATGACGATGTAAAATCACCTCAATATAATCATTACGGGCTATCCACGGATCTTTCAACCAGCGAGGTGCCAAGGCTTCAATAAGCGGCGTCACCGTATCTCTAATATAATCGACGGCTTGGCGTAACGGGGTGCGCCATTTCTGATTCCATGTTGGATGCAATCCCGTTTGACATCCACAATCACTGCGCCACCGTTCGATACCATGAGCACAGCTCCATGACGTGTTTTCGAAAATCTCCACTTTGCGCGTCGGCACATTGAACGACAAATACTCGCCATAATTGGTCAAACGTACGTCTGTGCGGTGATCTATCACGTCCAAAGCATAAGCAAGGGCCATCTCTCCGAATCGGTGATGATGCCCATACGATTCGCCATCCGTGGCGATATGGACAAGTTGATTGGATGAAGATGAATCGGGTTTAAAACCTGCAATCAACCGTTCCGCAAAATACCGTCCATCGTTCAGCAAGCCTTCAAAAGCCACCGCTCGTGACAGAGCTGCATGATAAAAAAATACTGATATCGTTTGACCATTGGGGAGGTCTATCCGATAAGGTTGCGTGGTATCAATCGTTCCTCCTTCCACACTCACCCATTGCCCGTTGGGTTCCTTCACTCGCCAGGCTTGATCGGGGCTGAGAATCGTAAAGCGTATACCGTGTTTGGATAACAGCTCCAGCGTTTCATAATCTACAGCAGTTTCTGCTAACCACATACCTTCTGGATAGCGATGGAAACGGTGCACAAAATCTTTGATTCCCCAGATAATCTCGGTTTCTTTGTCCCGTGTCGATGCCAAAGGCATAATAATATGATTGTAGATTTGAGCAATCGCTGATCCATGCCCGCTAAAACGCTCTTGACTCATTCGATCCCCATCAAGTATAGCGTGGTAGGTGGCTGGTTGATGACGTTCGAGCCATGCCAATAATGTTGGTCCGAAATTAAAACTCATCCGCGAGTAGTTATTTACAACAGCTCGCAAGCGTCCATCTTCATCTAAAATGCGAGCATGACCGTTGGGTGCATAACATTCTTCTGTAATCCGTTGGTTCCAATCATGATAAGGCTTGGCCGATTCTTCACGCTCGACGCTATCGAGCCAAGGATTTTCCCGTGGTGGTTGGTAAAAGTGGCCATGGATGGTGATATACCGATTAATGCCGTGTCACCCCGATCTTCTCAATCGCTAACTGATAAGCAATCTTTATCGCTAATGGTATCACAGCTTTTACGCCAATGATTCTATCCAGTTCTTAATAGCCGGAATATTAGAAGGAAAGTAAAGGTGAGCATATCCTGCTAAAACATTGGAGGATGCATAACCTGCTAGGTGCTCACCGCTACGTCCTTCTAATTTGTAAGCAGGCGAAGAGCCTGAAAATACGGAATACGAATAATGAAATTCATGCCCGCGAAATACCGTTCTTTCAGGAAAGTGCGTATGGGACAACATCGTAATTGTGCGGTAACCAACCGCTTGCAAGCGTTTGTGCATCAGGACTCTATGGGGGATAAGGCCGACCATGGGATGCTGGTGTCCCGATTGGTCCACCAATTGTTGGCTTAAAAACATATATCCTCCACATTCGGCTAATGTCGGGAGTCCTGCGACAATACGATTATAATAATGTTGAAGTAGATCCCCATTAGCACTTAATTGCCGCGCAAATTCTTCCGGAAATCCCCCGCCGATATAGAGCGCATCGGCATTGTCTGGGATCTTCTCTCCTGCAAGTGGACTAAAAAACACAAGTTGAGCTCCTAACTCCTGTAATAGCTCCAAATTTTGAGGATAATAAAAATTAAAGGCTTGATCTGACGCTACGGCAATGGTTGGATGCGATCCGAGAGAATATGGTGCAGGTCTCGGTGGAATATCGATAGACGGTGCTTGGAGACTTAATTGAAAAATACCATCGAGATCGAGTTGCTGAGTCAGATCATCACTAAGACGATCAATCATATTCTGGGTTTGTGCATTCTCTCCAGCCGGCAAAATGCCTAATTGGCGATGCTCAATCTCGAGATGTTCATGATAAGGCAAAAAGCCAAAACACGAAAGCCCTGTTTCCTTTTCAATGGCCACACGAAGCAAATCATAATGGCGTAGCGATTTGACCCGAGTTATTATTACCCCTTTAAGATAATCGGGAGATGCAAATTGTTGAAACCCTAGAACGACAGCAGCCAGACTTCGTGCACTATGTTGGCCATTCAATATGAGCAGAACCGGCGCATGTAAAAGTGCCGCCACATGATATGTACTAGCTTCGTTGCTTAAAGGATCTTGTCCATCAAAATATCCCATGACCCCTTCGATAATGGCGATATCGGCACCTGTCATCCCCTTAACAAAACTGTTGAGGACATCCTCCGGACGAGGTTCCATCCAGGCATCAAGATTTCTGCCTCTTCGGCCAGTCGCCCATTCATAGTAACTAGGATCAATATAATCCGGTCCCACTTTAAATCCTTGCACCCGAACGCCACGTTTGCGAAATGCCGCCATTAATGCTAAGGAAACAATCGTTTTCCCTTCACCACTACTGGGTGCGGTGATAACGATACGAGGAAATTCCAAGACGAGTCTGCCTGCCTTTCACAATATATCGGGGTCTTGCAGCAAAGCCTTAAGAGAATATTCTTGGATAAAGAATGGCAGTTAAGAGGAGAAGCTTATTCATGAACCACCACCTGCGATAACGTCACGAGTGCGTGCCATCATACCCATAACAAGAGCGCTCTAACACGTGGATGGTATTTTACGCTATCACAGGACACATCACGACACACGAAACCATATGAGAGCCATCGATTCCCCTTGGTCATATTCCAAGGTCTCTGTTCCCTTTCCGCCATCCATGATAATTAGTTTACCATCATAACGGTTCCGGATGGTGGCGGATTATGAATCATGTCCCATAGCGTTTCTGCGACATCTTGGGGCTCAACCCATTTTTTACTCGCGCTCTGTTGGATTAGCCGAGATTTTTGCTCCTCGGTTAAAGACCTAGCCCACCGCGTCGCAACCCACCCTGGCGACAGCACATAAACCCGGATTTTTGGCATCACCGACTTAGCAAAACTTGCACTGAAACCTAAAATAGCCGCTTTAGCGGTACCATATAGCGATGCCGAATCCCCTGGCGCTCCACTAAGGGCTTCGTCCCACGCCACATTGATAAGCATTCCCGTATTATGAAGGTAGGGAATAACCGCCCGGCTACATTTTATGGTTCCTAAAACGTCGACATCCCATAACTCTTGCAGGCGTTCGAAATACGGTTTCTTTCGATTGTCTCCGCTTAATATGTCAGCTCCCGCAAGATTGATCCATACATCATAACCGTTCGGTGAGGCCTCGCCAATACGCTGAGAGATCGCGGGTTCGTCCATCGTCACATCGAGAGGATATTGATGAGGACCGGGCTGGCGTGCGAACCCAATAATGTCTACGCCTCGTCTCCCAAAGAGCTCGTTAACTGCTTGCCCGATGCCGCCAGTGATTCCGGTGACTCCAACACGCAATATTGTCTACATTCCTTTCCACGATAATATGTGTTGACAAAAATTCAGATAAATGTTAAAGTTGTCAACGTGGGACGCACCATTAGGATTGAGGGGTGCCAGAGAATCGGCTGAGGGATCGGATTCTCATGGATATGGCTTCATCTCGAAGCCATATATATTTGTTTTAATACAATTTTTAAAGGACGGTTAACCCGCCCTTTTTTATTTCTTCGTTATATCTGGTGAGGCGCTAAAGGGTGTTGAAACCGTGCCAACATATTGGACACATCTTGCCACGAGGTGGCTTTAAATCGACATTTTGGATATTGGGAACAAACAATATGAGTATTTCCATCGGGAGCTTGCCATTCTGCTAAAATGCCTTCTTGGCACAACGGACATCGCATCACGTATCCCCCCTAAAAATCTAACATTTGCCGACGCAAGTACGCACGAAACCTGTCTTTATTATACCGAAAATGATCATAAAAATCACAAACCAAGGAAGAGTTGTAATGTGAATTGTTGTTCCCCATAGGTATTTAATCGATAGGCGGAGTCGGTTGAGACGGGAGAACAACTTTTTCTCGCCATACGCGGACCCCTGCAACCCATGCTGCAACGAGAATGCCAGCGATGGGTACAGCAAATAGCGCGCCTAAAATCCCTCTAAGCGATGCGCCAATCATTAACGCCAACACAGAAATCACAGGATGGACACCGACTTGACTACGAATGATTTTGGGACCCAAAATTTGAGATTCTAACAGATGAGCCGCAGCTAACAACACCAAAACCTCGGGAATTTGGACCCAAGGATGATTAAAGAGCGCTAATAACACAGGCAAAATTGCCCCCAGCACAGGACCTAACAACGGAATCAGTTCCATCACAGCCGCAAAAACGCCAATCACAAGCGGATACGGCAATCCGATAAGCCATGTACCAAAACCAAAAGCCGTCCCCACAATCAGTGATAAGGCCATTTGCCCACGCACATATCCTCCAATAACGCGGGATAATGTGTGCTCGACCGCTAAAAGCCCTTCGCGTTGGTGGTGAGGGATCAGGCGCAATACAGCGGCTTGAATCCGATTGGCATCTAATAGGAGGTAGACCGTAATAAATATCGTGATGGCACCATCGACAATGCTATCAATCAAATGGGTGACAAAGGTTACGGTTTGAGTGACTAAAAACGTCGATACTTGACCTAGACTACTAAATATGCGGCTTTCTACCTGTAAAATATTGACTTGGATACCCGTATGCCGAAACCATGCCATTAAACCGGGGGTCGTTTGCGTTAATGTCTGAACTTCATTAGGAAGTTTGGCGACTAATGTGGCAAGCTGCCCAGCAATAACCGTCACTAATAAAATGCCCCCAACCACAAAAATCACCACAGCCCCTAATACCACAACGAGCACAGCCAAAGGCCGGTTCCAATAGAGTGCCAGCCGATCCACCATAGGGCTCAGAGTAATTTCAAACATCCCCGCCATCATCAGTACAACAACCACATTGCCCAGACGACTAAGAACCCACCACAAGGCCATCAAGACAATACCGGTTCCGAGGACTACCACTACCGCGTCCCGTCCGATAGCTAAACGTGCGGCCCATTTTCCTGAGTCATTTCCGTTCATGACGCTCCTCATTTCTACCGGCCAACAAATTTCCCGCTCTCTTAAGTTTTATTCTATAGGCTACCCGCGCTTGCCGTCCACTAACCCCGTAGCCAACAGAATTCATCCGCTTTTCCTCTAGTTATTCGTATTGTTGGTATACTAAAATGTAATTTCGGACGGTATTGGCCCTAATCTGGAAGGCGGGATAACACTGGATAGTCGTCGCTCTCAACAGACGGTAAGCAAGCGAGGACGAAGCATCGGAATTTCAGCGGGGATTATTTTTGTCGCGACGCTAATTAGCCGTTTAACGGGCTTTTTGCGAGAAGTCGTCATGGCAGCATATTTCGGCACATCCGCGTTGAATGATGCCTGGCTTATGGCCTCGGTGTTGCCCAATTTATTATTCAGTACGATGAATGGAGCAATATCCGTTACCGTGGTGCCCTTGATGACGCAAGCTGATGCCCAATTGTCAAAGCGGTCTGTACAGAATTTCATCAATGAAGTATTTACGGCCATTGTTCTGGTCTCAACAATTCTTATCGTATTTGGCGAAATTTTTGCGCCTGAGCTCATGCGACTTGTGGCTCCCGGTTTTCACCACAAAGAACTCGCTCTCACCGTTTCGATGACGCGAATCATGATTCCCACTATATTATTTTGGGGTTTGGCGGGTTTGGTCGTGGGGATTCTCCAAGAACGCGAAGAATTTTTGTACCCTGCCCTATCTCCTGTCGCGATCAATGTTGTCCGCATAGCCACAATTGTCACCTTAGGCCATTTCTTTAGTATTCAAGGTGTCGCCATGGGCTTCTTACTTTCTGTTCTCTCCCAACTTTTTGTCACGGTTCCCGCACTCAAACGCGCAGGCCTGCATTTGCATTTCCGGTGGCATTTTAGTCATCCCTTGTTACGCAAGATGATTCGCATGTCAGGACCATTTTTTCTCACCAGCTCTGTGGGGACTCTGGGCGTGATTGTTGATAGAATTTTGGCCTCCTCTCTTGTTACCGGAAGCTTAGCGGCTCTTAACTATTCGTATGTATTGGTCCAAATTCCCGTGGGTCTCTTAATTTCGTCCTTAACCACTCCGATTTATACGCGCCTTGCCCAACATCAAAGTCATCATGACCTGGTCACCTATCGTCAACTCGCTATGCGCGGTTTTCGGTTGGTTATCCTCATAATTGTCCCGATAACGCTCTGGTTCATGATCTTATCCATACCGATCTTACGTCTCATTTACCAACATGGCGCATTTTCCAATTATTCCACCCGTATCACGGCTAGCACGTTATTGTTTTGGTCTATCGGTTTGCCAGGATTTGGTTTGTCATTTTACCTACAAAAATTATTTTTTGCTACCCAAGATACCAAAAGCCCTGCTCGGTTTAGTATTATCACCATTCTTTTTAATATCGTGGGCGATCTCATTTTAGTCCGCTTTTTGCAGGCGGACGGACTCGCCCTAGCCACAGCCTTAGCCGCCTGGGTGAACACGACTCTTTTAACCATTAAAGCCCTTAATCCGCGGCATAATAGCGACTTGTTGTTTCGTCCCTTTGTTCTAAAAATCGGTATCACGGCGGGCATTACAGCTATCGTGGTATATGGGCTCAGAGAATGGTTTTCCTTAGATTACATTCATGGGTTCTTCCCCTTGGCCTTTGCTCTCACCTCTACTATTGTCGTATCGGCTTTAGTTTATCTCACCCTCTTAACCTTGTTCCGGTTCCCTGAAATCCGAGAACTGTTGCGGCGCCTCTTGAAAAATCGTCATA is a window encoding:
- a CDS encoding SDR family oxidoreductase is translated as MRVGVTGITGGIGQAVNELFGRRGVDIIGFARQPGPHQYPLDVTMDEPAISQRIGEASPNGYDVWINLAGADILSGDNRKKPYFERLQELWDVDVLGTIKCSRAVIPYLHNTGMLINVAWDEALSGAPGDSASLYGTAKAAILGFSASFAKSVMPKIRVYVLSPGWVATRWARSLTEEQKSRLIQQSASKKWVEPQDVAETLWDMIHNPPPSGTVMMVN
- the murJ gene encoding murein biosynthesis integral membrane protein MurJ — encoded protein: MREVVMAAYFGTSALNDAWLMASVLPNLLFSTMNGAISVTVVPLMTQADAQLSKRSVQNFINEVFTAIVLVSTILIVFGEIFAPELMRLVAPGFHHKELALTVSMTRIMIPTILFWGLAGLVVGILQEREEFLYPALSPVAINVVRIATIVTLGHFFSIQGVAMGFLLSVLSQLFVTVPALKRAGLHLHFRWHFSHPLLRKMIRMSGPFFLTSSVGTLGVIVDRILASSLVTGSLAALNYSYVLVQIPVGLLISSLTTPIYTRLAQHQSHHDLVTYRQLAMRGFRLVILIIVPITLWFMILSIPILRLIYQHGAFSNYSTRITASTLLFWSIGLPGFGLSFYLQKLFFATQDTKSPARFSIITILFNIVGDLILVRFLQADGLALATALAAWVNTTLLTIKALNPRHNSDLLFRPFVLKIGITAGITAIVVYGLREWFSLDYIHGFFPLAFALTSTIVVSALVYLTLLTLFRFPEIRELLRRLLKNRHNLQSSET
- a CDS encoding AI-2E family transporter; this encodes MNGNDSGKWAARLAIGRDAVVVVLGTGIVLMALWWVLSRLGNVVVVLMMAGMFEITLSPMVDRLALYWNRPLAVLVVVLGAVVIFVVGGILLVTVIAGQLATLVAKLPNEVQTLTQTTPGLMAWFRHTGIQVNILQVESRIFSSLGQVSTFLVTQTVTFVTHLIDSIVDGAITIFITVYLLLDANRIQAAVLRLIPHHQREGLLAVEHTLSRVIGGYVRGQMALSLIVGTAFGFGTWLIGLPYPLVIGVFAAVMELIPLLGPVLGAILPVLLALFNHPWVQIPEVLVLLAAAHLLESQILGPKIIRSQVGVHPVISVLALMIGASLRGILGALFAVPIAGILVAAWVAGVRVWREKVVLPSQPTPPID